The following are from one region of the Nicotiana tabacum cultivar K326 chromosome 3, ASM71507v2, whole genome shotgun sequence genome:
- the LOC107797587 gene encoding subtilisin-like protease — protein MDFRSVFTLVCILILHSSATLAGHFTNQNDLETYIVHLEFPDDIFFSDSDDLYLWHQSFLPTTSTNSDHLSRIIYSYRHVFNGFAALLSSEEVKTMEKKPGFVSARPQRVLQMHTTHSPDFLGLNQNVGLWNTSNSGEGVIIGLLDSGIAPRHPSFNDNGMPPPPSKWKGKCEFNLTACNNKLIGARNFARSINLSPLDEEGHGTHTSSTAAGNFVEGANLLGSANGTASGIAPRAHVAMYKVCTSEGCQESDIVAGIDAAIGDGVDVLSISLGASPVPFYEDNIAIGAYSAIEKGIFVSCSAGNSGPFNATVSNSAPWLLTVGASTTDRKISAVAVLGNGQQYEGESVFQPRNFSRKLLPLIDGGSCELLAPIDVKGKIVLCDTSGVMYTRVQKGEQVKKAGGAAMILMNIKARGYTTFADVHVLPATLISYNDGQKILNYTKSTSAPVATISFKGTRIGDKNAPTVAFFSSRGPSLVSQGILKPDIIGPGLNILAAWPTSVGQKTSSKSTFNIISGTSMSCPHLAGVAALLKSAHPDWSPAAIKSAIMTTADFVNLANNPIPDETLNPADLFSIGSGHVNPSKANDPGLVYDIQPEAYVPYLCGLNYTDDQVSAIVRRNVRCTSSIAEAELNYPSFAINLGSTAQTYTRTVTNVGEANSTYTVQVFGVKGVKLSIKPTTLTFSALNQKLSYNITFKRSVSVDSSQGYITWSSTKYSVRSPIAVFRSE, from the coding sequence ATGGATTTTAGATCTGTTTTCACCCTGGTTTGCATTCTCATCCTTCATTCTTCAGCAACACTTGCTGGtcatttcacaaatcaaaatgaTTTAGAAACTTACATTGTGCATCTTGAGTTTCCTGATGATATTTTTTTCTCTGATTCAGACGATTTATATCTCTGGCATCAGTCATTTTTGCCTACAACTTCAACAAATTCTGACCACTTGTCGCGCATTATATATTCTTATCGTCATGTGTTTAATGGTTTTGCTGCTCTGTTGTCATCTGAGGAAGTGAAGACGATGGAAAAGAAACCAGGTTTTGTATCTGCGCGTCCCCAACGGGTACTGCAGATGCATACCACACACAGTCCAGATTTCCTTGGCCTGAACCAGAATGTTGGCTTGTGGAATACCTCAAATTCTGGTGAGGGTGTGATTATTGGTTTATTGGATTCTGGAATAGCTCCGCGACACCCTTCGTTCAATGACAACGGAATGCCTCCTCCCCCTTCCAAATGGAAAGGCAAATGTGAGTTCAATCTCACAGCCTGTAACAACAAGCTTATTGGAGCACGAAACTTTGCACGATCAATCAATCTGTCACCTTTGGACGAGGAGGGACACGGGACACATACTTCAAGCACAGCCGCTGGAAATTTTGTGGAGGGTGCCAATTTGCTTGGTAGTGCTAATGGCACTGCTTCTGGCATTGCGCCCCGTGCTCATGTGGCTATGTACAAAGTCTGTACCAGCGAAGGATGTCAAGAATCTGATATCGTAGCTGGTATTGATGCAGCCATTGGAGATGGTGTGGATGTACTTTCCATTTCCCTTGGAGCATCACCTGTACCTTTTTATGAAGATAACATAGCAATTGGAGCGTATAGCGCGATTGAGAAGGGGATTTTTGTAAGTTGCTCGGCAGGAAATAGCGGACCATTTAACGCTACTGTATCAAATTCAGCCCCCTGGTTGCTAACTGTTGGTGCTAGCACAACAGATAGAAAGATAAGTGCAGTAGCTGTTTTGGGCAATGGACAACAATATGAGGGTGAATCAGTATTTCAACCAAGAAACTTCTCACGAAAATTATTGCCGCTCATAGATGGTGGTAGTTGTGAATTATTGGCCCCAATTGATGTCAAGGGTAAAATAGTGTTGTGTGATACCAGTGGTGTCATGTATACTAGAGTTCAAAAAGGCGAGCAAGTGAAAAAGGCCGGTGGTGCTGCCATGATTTTGATGAACATAAAAGCTCGTGGCTACACAACATTTGCAGATGTTCATGTCCTTCCTGCAACGCTTATTAGTTACAATGATGGACAAAAGATCTTAAATTATACAAAATCAACATCAGCACCAGTTGCAACTATATCGTTCAAGGGAACGAGAATTGGAGACAAGAATGCGCCAACAGTTGCTTTCTTCTCTTCCAGGGGACCATCTTTGGTAAGTCAGGGTATATTAAAGCCTGATATTATTGGCCCTGGACTGAATATTCTTGCAGCGTGGCCAACTTCTGTGGGCCAGAAAACATCTTCTAAGTCGACTTTTAACATCATTTCGGGCACGTCGATGTCTTGCCCTCACCTTGCTGGAGTAGCAGCATTGTTAAAGAGTGCACATCCCGATTGGTCTCCAGCTGCAATTAAGTCTGCAATCATGACGACTGCTGATTTCGTCAACCTAGCAAATAATCCAATTCCTGATGAAACACTTAACCCTGCTGATTTGTTCTCAATTGGATCAGGCCACGTGAACCCATCAAAGGCAAATGATCCCGGACTTGTTTATGACATCCAGCCTGAAGCTTATGTGCCTTACTTATGTGGCTTAAACTACACCGATGACCAAGTTAGTGCTATTGTGAGAAGGAATGTCCGTTGCACATCAAGCATAGCTGAAGCAGAGTTGAACTATCCTTCATTTGCCATTAATCTTGGATCAACTGCTCAAACGTATACGAGGACTGTGACTAACGTTGGTGAGGCTAATTCGACTTACACAGTTCAAGTATTTGGAGTGAAAGGTGTCAAGTTGAGTATCAAGCCTACCACCTTGACATTTTCAGCTTTGAACCAGAAATTGTCCTACAATATTACGTTTAAGCGTTCAGTTTCTGTAGATTCTTCCCAAGGATACATAACATGGTCTTCGACCAAGTACTCAGTTAGAAGTCCCATAGCAGTTTTTAGATCAGAGTAG